TTCTAATCAGAGCTAATGAAGTGTGTATGCTCTAATCAGTGCGAGAGGGGAGAAATGAAGAGATCTCTGCtacaagaaagcaaaaagccAGCTTGTGAGAGCTATTGTGACCAGAGAGGCAAAAAGAGGTGAAGTCCTTTGATTCCTTGACCTTCTTTACTCTTTGGATGCAAATACGACCACTGAAAATCTAGCTTCTGCCAACAGCAAAGCATCTCTTGCATGTTGCTTTTCACATAACATCTGCTGTCAAGGCTTGCATTGCCTCCTTCCTGGGAACCTTCCAACCTGTCAGTCTGAGTGAAAACAGCAGACAGGCAGGCAATGAGTTCTCTCGGTTGGGAAGACATTTACAATTTCCATCCCATTCAATGGGGCCTCAGGAAAAGCCTAACCCTCCCCACTCCCAGAACTACCATATGGACAGCCCAGAGCTATGCCAGGTATTTCAGAACTAGAAATCACTCCTCTCCCTGCTGGATGGCGAGTTGGGGAGATGCAAGATGAATCCTTGCTaagataaaaacaaagcagatttCTTTTCTTGACAAACTAGGTGCTGTTGCATTTCCTAATTGGCTTGGTAGGATTAGTTTTACAGTGACATTTCTATACCAGTACAGGCTTTAAGATGTTACAGTAAGCTTTTTCCTCCAACGTGTTCTGTGCTAAAGCACTGAGAAAGATTTTCATACTGGGCCCTACAGCTACTTGTATCAGGCATGGTGACTGATATGCTCGAGTTTGATCGCATTCCAGATTAAAGGAGTTGCTTTTGCCTTCAAGGAGTACAGACGAGCTCTGAGCTACAACAGACTGAGACCTTATGTATCTTCAGATGCATGCCCAGGAGCAGGATAATACAGTCAGCAGGAGTCAGGATGACAGCCAACACTGTGCTCACCATATGGGTTCAGGtttgctttccctctcctttggCATGCAAGACTCAATTCAGTGAGCTTTACCCCAAGTACATAATACGGTGCACTACAGTTCCTCAGTAGTCTCAAGGAACTGGTATTTCCAGAAAACAACCACATTGTCCACAAGAACATGGATTTCACACTACCGTATCTGGaataagaaaaacacaaaacacaacccCTGCCCCGAACCTGACAACTTCTAAAAACCATTAGGCAAAGCAAAAAACTACAGGAAGCACGATTTTGGCTGTCCCTTGCCCTTTTTAACAGGGAACAGACTATTCTTGTCTCAAATGTGTGGCAGACAAGGAGGGAAGTAGGTCATGTCCCTTGCTGCATCCCCTCAGCCTTCAAGTTCCTCGTCATGTTTTTTATACTATCGATCTGGTCTCCCTGCCTGTTGGCAGCACAGCACCTGCCAGGCACTCTGGGAAGGACAACAGCCTGTAATAAAATCTGCCTTAAAATGAgataaagagaacagaaaaagatACTGGCAGAGATCAGAGAGTTTGACCCTCAGAGACTAAAAAGGGAGAGAACGGGCTGACTGTTTTCAGGCAAGGTCTGAGTGAGAAAGTGAAAAGGCTTGCATTCTGCCTTACCTCAGCAAAGCAGAGACGAAAAGCTCTATTTCTCCCACTACATGACAAAATTATATGAGCATTTCAGAGCTGGCAGGAGTTACAGGCCTGGGGCTTCAATACTCTACCTTTATTACAGGACAAGCAGAAATTTAGTTCACTCTGCGTAGCTCAGCCCATATGGCTTCCTTGCATACAAGTATTTTAGCATCGTTTCCAGGGTTTAGAATTCAGAAATTCACTGCAAGTTAAATttcagggaggaggagagagaaaatatttacctAAATCCTGTTTTGTCTTATagttccctcctctgcctccccatcTGGCCCTTTGTAGGCCTTGCAGATGCACAGAGAATATTGTCATGTGCCTTTGggaagaagcaaaggagaaaacccAGAGACACAGACTCATATCATATCCTCTTAGCTCAGGGCCATGTGCCTAAGTGAGTAAGCTGCCATAAAACAAACTCAGGACCATTTGTTGGCTGAAGCTCTAGCCTGGGGCACAGGGGCTCCTGCCAGCTCAGGCATTTAGGAAGGATGCTAACAGTGACATATTTCTGCACTTTAAAAGTCTGGGATGTTGtgattttaaaatctgtcaaTTGTTTCACCCAAGTCAGGAGCAGCACCAGTTCAGCAGCATTAATCCCATTCCAGCTAACGGCCCTTTATAAAAGGACAACAGGCTCAATTCTTCTGGATAAGTTGGTTTGCCTTGCTCACGCACATGGCTCGAAGCAACTCGCAGACAGCTTAGTGCGGATCATTTTCCCTGAAGGAGAACTAACCAAATATTAACAGCCAGCACACACACCAGGGAGTCCATCCAACTCAGGAAACAGGAGCTTCTCTGTCTGCCTCTTTTTTGTGACACGGCAAGAGAGCAGTCAgagtcttcccccctccccgcagttCACTGGGTCACACAGATCATCCCAGCTAATAGGAAATGCAGGATCAAGACAGTGGAAAGTTGTACCAAAAATGTGCAGAGAAGTACTGAAACTCCAGAAGCTTGGAATTTCTCTGTTTGTTATCCTGTAACATTTAATCGGGGCAAGTTACCCTTCTTTTTTAAGCCAAAACTGAAAGATGAAATGTGAACGTTTCACCAGTCCACATCCATTTGTACATAAAGCCATTAACCACAAAGTAACAAGCCAAAACAGATTAGAAAGATGCAGGCTGCTAGCTCTAATGCAGCTACAAAATGCAGGAGTACCAATGAAGTAAGGGGCACAATGGACATTTTGTTTCAGTTAATTTCACAGACAAGTGAGAAGCAATTAATTAACAGTGAACATTAAGGACATTGAATTACTGcagagtattttaaaaagcctgtggAAGACGCTGATGAGGAAAGAGTTGATGGAAACATTTAGTGCCTATCTTCGgtgtcagcagaaagaaaacatgttgttttctgcttccttaaACTTTATTTAATATTCTGGAGATAAGGATCTTCTCCCTTTTACTTCCTCACAACAAACGTGCAGATGCGTGCTCCCCTACCTATCACTAAGTCACGTGGAATAAGAGAAATCCTTCTTCAGAAGGGTGTCTGTCCTTGTCAAAACGTGAATTTCCACACCCCAACAGGGACACAAAATGATTGGTTATTGTATGCTCACATGTGATGCATTACTTCAGGTGTTCAGTTGCTGGTATCCATTTCCAGTTCTTTCTAGCAATATTGTTCATAACAagagaacaacaaacaaaaaaaacatttacagaagCTTTTGCAATCAGATGAAACAAAACGGAATGGAAAATATGGACCAGTCCctgtgcctggaaaaaaaaaaccaaacggcATCTCCTCAAAAACTGCTACCCCGTGGCAGTCTCAGCGATGTACTCACCGCGATCAGGATCTGGAAGGAGCTGTGCATGACCTCGATGTACCGATACTCCAGGGCACAGCCTATCACAGAGATGTAGGAATGGCTGTCCAGCCCTTTGATGCCAGACATTGAAGCCTCCTTCCTTACACAGCCAGGACCATTTTCACTCCACCATGACTGGTGCCGGGAGATGTTGAATGTCAAGAGTTCACTGTCCTAAAGAGAAAAGTTTCAAAGAGATCTCCATTTACAAGTGTCTGCGATGCTGTCAGGTGGAGGCCATATTAAGTCAATGGAAAACCTCAAGTTTCTGACATCCCCACCCTTAAAAATGCTAGCACAGATCAAAATACATTTGCTTCATATTCCTTATTACAAAGTATTTCACAGGCAGGCTTCTGTGGTGGGAACCATTTCTGAGACAGTCCTGCAGCACTCCAAAGCTATTTTATCATCATGTAGCCCATTTCGGAAGCAGGTCTGGGCAGCTTCTAGAGCAGAAAGACAATTTCTAGGCTTCAGACCCAAGAACACTGGGTTCCTGCACCCAGAAAAGAACCCTCAAGTTTTGGGTTTGGGAGATTAATCTTGCAAACttagaagaaaaagtcaaaaaaggCAGCACTAAGCATCCTGTCACAGAATCATGTGTTACGAGTATGCTCTTCCCAGCACAGAGTACTGAGAAATATGAACTTCATAACCCCAAAGTGAGTTTCAAAACCCAACAGATCTTCCTCTGTTCCTAGCTTTTAAGACGTCTAACAAGTTCCCTTACCATTTTTGTCTGATTTCCTTCCATGTTCTTCACATATGGCACATCCATGTCTTTTGTTGACCTTACTCACTGCCGGCCTCAGGTCAGTTTACCCAGCCAAGCTGACCTCACAGTGATGGTTGCAGCTTCTTGCAAACACTTCCCCAGCAATTCCTTATCACCTCTACCCCGAgaggggctttttgttttgctcttgtctGTGCTAGTTCAATAACGTAAACCATGCCACTGTGGGGGTTACGCAGTGAAACGCCACACAAGCGGTGCAGGAGTTTGGTTCGCAACTAGGAGCTCATTTAAAAATGACAACACTTTGCTCGCACTTGAGAAAAGAGTGGTACTCGCTGGAGTACCTGGGAGAGCTTTGGGATTTTGAGCTTACAGGACATGgcaaacacacccccccccccccgcagatgGTAAAAGACAAACTCAGAAGTGGCTGAATGAACTCATCCCTTCACAGATAAGTGCTAAATGCTGGGCGCCCCAGCAGTCCTCTCAGGTCACTTTGATGTGGAATCAACTCCTTTCAGCCACAAAACAGGGCAAGGGATTGGAAGTTTTATTCTGAAGGATAGATTATAAAATGGATCAGGCAGAGAATCTGCGTGTCTCTACAGGTTAGAAATAGGTACTGGATAtaaacaccccacacacacacacacacctaaCCGTTACTAAAAGTTTAAATCTATCCATACACTGCTTCATGCTGCTCATGCCAGGGTCCTACACAGTCCCTGTAGGAAAGAAGCAGCTCCCAGAACAGCAGAGCTTGGGGTATTTACACTTCCCAACATGGGAAACCTCACGCGGCAGCTCCTTCGCCTCAGCTCCCTGTAGAGTCAAGAGTGAAAAACAGATTCAGAGCAGCTAATCCAGGCTCCTGCTCTGAATTACCCTCTGGAGAAAGGACTTGTCTCTGCTGCCAGTACAGGGAGGCTAGCCAGGTAGTCCTGCAGATACacttttctgtgtctgtctttgTATCCAGGGGCAAACTTGAGTTACAGGGACAGAAAATTTAAATGCCAGCCAGAAAACCTGTGAATAGAAACCAACTGCACCGCTATGCACATTGTGTAGGTACCCTCCACTCCACCACACATACTCAAAAACAGTTTGCAGAGCTGATATTAAAATATGCTGCAGGAAGCACATGTTAAGAAATGTGGACAATTAAGTGAGAAGACAGCTGCCAAACTCCTGACATAATCACCACAACAGATGGGATGTGTTTTACAGTAGATGGAGCAGGACATGGAGATGAAGTATGGCACCAGTGCGAAAGCAGCCTGACTAGTAAAGACAATAGGGAAAACTCTATTAACACTTGGGAGTTTAAAGGGAGCTGTCTGCATTTTAAAGGCTACAGGGAATAATTATTAGATTGGCAGCTACAGGATAATGCACATAGTGCAAGGTGCTGTGCTATCTTCATTTCTAGAgacatttttctcttccagcttCTCACAATTTTGGTACAAGAGTCTTTGGCTTGCCCCCTCTGCTGGGCACTGCTCTTCAGTGGCCCACAGACATCCCATATATCCAGCAAATTGcatcttttctgcaaagcttgtTCTTTCTTCCCCAAGTTTGCACGTTTCAGACACATGAATCTTCCCCAGCaaaagcttttcctcctggagACAGCCATCCCTCCAAGTTTCTATGCTCTCCTCCCTCTCACAAGCCACTTACCACTTTCTTAGGGAAGAAAAGAATCACGTTTCTCCAAAAAAAGACTCAGTTCCTGTTGCTCTGCCTGGGGCTTCCCCCAATTAGCACAGAAACAAAGCTGTTCCACAGGGCACTGAAGGAGCTACTCTTAACCTCGGTCCCCAGGGCTTCCCTCTCCCAGCTCACAGATGGTGCCTTCCCAAACCTTCTGCCTCACTGATGCAAAGAGCCCCTTCCATGCCTGCTCTACTCCTTACAGAGGCATCTATGTGTATTTGGCAGAAGTAAGAAACAGGCTGCTTTCCTTCTTGAATCTCCCTTTTGTCAGTCCTCATAGAATTGGCTCTGGCTTAactttgctgcagaagctgaactTGCTTCTGAATTAAGCCTGAAAAAGCAGAACACTGCTGGGCTGGAGGTAGGCAGGTGGAAGAACAGTAGGTCCTAAGCACCACTCACTGCTTTTTGCCTACAATTATACTCCAACttagcaaaaaaggaaaaaaattatactccAGTTAAGAGCAGATTGGAAAAACTGAGCACATTTGGATTCTAAAAGCACCACAATGACTTGCACAGAGGAGCCATCCCTCTTGCAGATGTAAAATGAATACTGATTGCACACTGGAATTGTGGATGCCCTCACGTTCACAGAGACACCTTTCTGAATAAGCATCTGTCTGGAGTGCTGCAGGGCACGAGGGCAGCACGAATGAAAGGGTCTCAACATCCAAAGCAATGCTTGTGTCCTCGGAGGATACCTGTGCTGATGGGGCACAATAAAAGAGCATTCAAGAAAATCACTTAATTGACCTCCAGTTGCTCAgcgcttgctgggagactgggaaAACAACCCCAGGATGTCTCCTGTGGTTTGCCAGCTTCATTTGCGAGGAGATGGTTGAAGAGAAGTGGAACtacaaaatagaaacagcacACTAAAATCAGGAGAAAAGAGCCAGTTGCAAGCAAGTTTAGGGAACAGCTGTTTCCCAAAACCTCTCTGCAACACATCTGAAGTCTAAACACACTGAAATACTCCCCAAAGTGGTACGCAGGTTGGAAGATGTTAATCAGCCCCAGAAGCGAGCAAGCGCTGCTGTAAGGGAGAGTGATCTGTGTGTAACCACACTCCCCCTTGCTTTGTGACAGGCTGCTATTTGAAGGGCTATTGCTTCCTCTTTAACCTTCAGCCTGAAGAGAAATATGAGCAAAGAGTGATACAAGCGCTTTCTCGGGAGCATGTTGAAggccagccaaaaaaaaaaaaaaatcacatgtcaCTCTGAACTGTTGTAGCACCTGGTTGCCATCCATTTGCCATCAGTGTGAGCAGGAAGGCAACAGCACTAGAACTGTAGTACCTACATTTTACAGAGTCTATTTTCCTTTCACAGCCTCACccctccgtgtcccacaggaaaACTCACACCTACGTCTGACACCCACAGAGACAGCTGTGTTCCTTTCTGAAATGGTTTCCTGAAAGctgttctgaaattattttctaaggGATACTATCAGAGATAGATTTCTTGTTTTTCACAGCCTTCTGAACTGCCTCCCCCCCAGATTTCCTTAATTATCAGGCAAAGCAGCACTATAATGGCTCTAGAAACAAATTGAGCCCTGTATGGGAGCCCCCAGAGCTTggcagcagcagaattttaaatcttttcagtTGGAAACATTTCTTatcaaaataggaaaataaaatgtttatctttTAGTCATGTGTGCTGGGTAGCTGTATCACCCCGAGACAACAGAGAAGCACTTTCATTGTCTCTCAGCAGGCTTGTTGACAATGCCACAGCATTTAAAGGCCAAATCCCAGGCTTCCAGGTTCTAAATTTAAATGGAGGGACAGTTGTAATTAGGCATGCATTTATCCACCCTCCTCACAGTATTTTTTCCAGGTACAAAGTCATCCCAAGATGCCATCCAGATTCTCTGGAATACAAATAACCGCCCCATCTGACTAATAAGGGCTGCTTCCATTTCAAGAGGAGATTTAGACCACCACCACAGCTCTGGATTCAGATCAAAGCACTGGGTAGACAGACAatataaagaaagggaaaaaaaaaagtcactattcCAAGATGAATAATTccagaggaaaaagacaaaggaatACATTGAAATACACAACAGCAATTCCTCAAACCTCTGAATGTTTCTCAAGTACATGATGAAGAGTCAATCAGCACAGCAGCTGGACAGACAGATGCTCATATGTCTTACCAGCAGGATTTTAATAATTAACTCAGACTGGGGGGTTGCAGGAGGGACTGTTTCACACTCGAGTAGAGAGGGAGCAGCTTAACATGTTATTTCAAGCACAGCCTAGAAACTTCAGAGATTGCTCCCAACAATCCACCTAACCAAAAGGCCAGATGGACAAAGAGAAAAGAGGGAGGTGGAACAGGAACAGACCAGAAGAGGAGGAATAGCAATCTGGAAATTCAGCTGTGATCCCCACCACAGAGCAGCGGTACAGCACCTTCAGAGGCTGCATTTCCCCCAGATGCTGCAAGTGTGCTCAGAACTGTGAGCAGAGCAAGTCAGCAAGGCAACGCTGCCAAAAGCCGCTTGGAGGCACATCACCATCTCACTGCCAGTGCTGAGAGGCAACCCTTCAAATCCAGATTGCTCTATCTCTTGCCTGCTCATTGGCAAAGCGCTTACAGGAAAGCTGGCATCATCTACACACTTAGGGAGGCCCTTGCAGCAACAAGGAAAGTGCTTTCTTAGACACTTATGCTGATCCATTTGTGTCTGGCCACCTAATGAAGTTCTGCTGTGCCATATTTCACACTCCTATTCCTACTGAGAAAAgattgcaaaatgaaaaaaaattacaggataGAAATATAGAAACCAGTCCAGTTTAGCTCTTTAGGAAGTAGAGAATAGATTCACAGAGCAGGAAAGAgcattttccttttggaaaaaaaaaaattcagggtAATTATCACTAGTGGTTAGGAGGTAGCTGGTTAGTAACTAGTTATAACtaccctgggcagggctggccagAGCAGGTTTCCATGGCCAGGAGACAGCAAGCACTGCTGGAGGAAGAGCACTTTAGGAAATGATGtgaaagacaggaggaaagagagggTGGGAAGTGATGGGCAGACAACCCAACGGAGGAAAGAGTCAGTGGAGAAGTGTTTGCATGGGAAAGGAAAGCGAATAGCCAGCCCCCAAACTGCAGATCCACAACCATGCACCTACCAGCCTGTATTCTACTGACAACATGGAGTTTATAACTAAGAGATAGTCTCTTAACCCCTTTGCCAAATTGCTTGTGGGCTGACATGGGACCTTACCTCACAGACCCCGCAGCCGTGGCGCCCCTGGTTTCTGTTGTTGAGATCAGCCGGGCACAAGAACAAGCGTCCGTGCTCACCTCAGCCCTGAGCTGCACCAGCACCTCCCTGCGCGCCGCCGGCACTCCCTCCCCACTCTGAGATCAGAGCTACCCACCACAGCACAAAGTTATTTGCAATAAGTGCACATAaccatttcctcattttttcaaTTCTTCAGGATTTCCTAAACTTGTTACAGCAGAAACACTTGGATCCTTTCCCCCCATTTTCACCCTACCCGAGTTATCACCTGTCTCAGTTGCACTGGGCTGTCATTACCAGCCACCAAGTTAACAAACTCCATTCTTTCTAGCTCACTGCCCTTTCTGCATTTTGTCATTATAAATTAGCTAGCTGCTGACAGAGATCTCCCTGGCAGGCTGCCCTTGTCAGGAATACAGAGGGGCGAGCACAGCGCTGGCAGGAACACTACTCTCCCACTCCCCCCCGGCTCTCTCCCACAGGCTCACCAGGAGTCACAAGGGAAACCACCTGAAGACCTTCCTCAGAGCTATCAGCCCCTTGAGGGACTTGCACAGGAACAGCCCTGTCTGAAACACTCCCCAGCACATTCGTGCTTAGTCTAGTACTTAATGAGTTAGTGTTTACCTGACCAGCTCCATCAGCCTCACTCCACCAAAGCTCTTCTTCTAATATTTGCAGTCTACCTGCTTACTGCCAGGCTAATTACAAGCTTTGACTTTGACTTCTTATTAGGAACTGAAGGACAGCTTCCTCCCAAGGGCCCTGAGGACACACAGAGATACCTGTTCCTCTGCGGCACCCCTGGCTGATTCTGCCCTTGCCCCCTCCAAGACCCTGTCCAACACTTGCTCATCCAAGCCCAGGTGCCCTTCTGGGATCTGATCCCAAGACAGAGATCGATAAGACTCAGCAGATGTCAGCTGGTGTTGGATTAGGTTTCTAGAGGTTGAGCAGGACAGCAATACTACTCTTGAGTGCAGCCTGCAGAGCACCACACTGTCCTACAGAAACCTTAACTCCTGTTCCAAGTGCATCTTTTGTTCTCATGTGGAAGTCAGGTTTCATTTGGCCATTACAAAGACCCAAATAACTTCAGTTAAAGGGGAGAAGGTGGAAAGAAAGCAGCATCATGAGTTTTTCTTACAAGACAgcctttttaaatgaaattaactCTTTAAGAACAGAGGCAAGGCTGTAAAGGATTTTACCACCAAGCAAGCACAAATACTCTGCTGTGTTTGCCAGTTGCCGTCAAACTAACAGCATGAATTTCTCATTGCAGCTCTAGGGAGAAGTCCACTGAGTCAATAACAGCTTGTACTGCAGCCcaattctataaaaaaaaaacgtCCCCAATCACAAGTGTCATCCTGTAGGCTAAATAAAGGTTCTTTGTGCGCTGGCTTTGCTAAAACAAGCCACAGCACAGAGCAAGGTTATGAGATGAAGCTCCTATGTAGTGGAGAAAGTGGAGTTTGTTGTGCTGTTTGAATTGCAGAACAGCAGCCCGGCGTGTTGCGGGGTGGGTTGGGATTAGTAAACACAAGTAATCAGCTGGCTGGAAGCAAACACTGGCTGTCAGAGAAGCTCCCAGAGCAGTTTATCAAGCCAATATTTCCTCTGCAGAAGGAAATGTTTAAGTAGTtacataaaattctttttttagtTGGTCACAGCCAACATCGAGATCATCTCAGGCTGAGCTTCTAGATCATGAGTAATCACTGTTTTGGGCAAGAACTTTCTCAAAGTTTCTGTGGATAATTGAGAAGGGAATAATTGAGGAATTAGGAAGTTACATTTCCTTATCTGCAAAGGATTTATGCTGTCACTCATGACTCACTGTAGGCCTGATAAAGAAAACATAGCGCAGTTCCAATTATGACTGCAACTTAGATGTATGACCTGGGAATTTAGGCCAGATGTAGAGCGCTCCGAAATGAACCTGTATCCTATAATCGCTCAGAGTCTGCTAAGCTACAGGCACACTTAGTAATTCATTGCTACAGCTCAGGCTTAATTTAGGGCCTGCCtcccatttttattatttctgactCACCCCTCATTAAGCAAGCAGCAATACTTAGCTTATCTAGCCTTCAAAGAGCTTCCCATATTAACCCACGATACCCCTGGCCAAGAGCCATGAATAGCCACCAATGTATTTAAGAAGGAAGAATTAAGACACGGAAGCCACATCATGTCTGAGGCCACATCCAGGGGAGATGCACCAgcctccccagcatccctctggTTCAATCTCTGTTCAACAGAGACAAGAGCCTCTTCCAAACAGCGCAATGGGAAATATTTTCCCTGGTGTAGCAACAACCAGGTACCTACCCCTGTTGCTGAAGTGCATTAGGTCTTCAGCAGACCTGGGAGGCAGAAAAATATCCAGAACCGGTCAGGGATGGAGTTACAGCAAAGCCCTTGGTCCAAGTCAGCCCAGCCAGACCGAGTCCTCACTGCCGCTCTTCCCCGGGACCAGCTCGCAGAGAGAGCACACCCACTGCTGCATGAGGGCCTTCCCCTCCAAGTCACACACCTCCTTCCCAAGGTGTTATCAGATCACAAGAGGATCAGCTGTAATCTAGTTAGCTCACAGCCTTTCTCAGCCACCTCTGCATCGTGGCTGAGAATTAGCCCTCCAACCCCACCTCCCCTCAGGACAGGTCTGCTGCCAGGCTTGCTCTcacctttaaaaagcaaatacactATAAGGGCAGGGCTTACTCCAGTCACCACCTGCACTGACCAGCAAAGGGCTCCAGGAATCAGTATCATCAGCCTCCCATTTTTACCATACAAGCAGCAGTACTCCTCCATCCATAGTAAGGCAGCCCTCTCCATAGGCAAGGGGACAGGACCCGCTCCCAGGcacccccctgccacccacctgaacaccaccacccccgcctCTCACAGCTAAGCTCCATCCCATTGATGCAAAACCTGGGCACTCACCCATAAAGCTCCTACTTACCTTTGAGAGCCCTCCCACTTCTAAGTAAAAGCAGATGATGAAGATGTTCCAGGTGACCCAAATTGCAGTCCAGATGGCATACTAgaagggaatgggggggggggggggagagaaagaagcaaTAAACATTAGGAAGTCATTGGAATTAGTTTATATACATGTGATGCAGCTGGGGGCAGTTAAGTGCCCTGAGTCAGCAGTACaactcttttctcttcctctgcttgtTTCCCATATGCAGATGGTCCCTTGCCTGATTAGAGACACAGGGGCAGAAGTTTGGAGGGAGTGGAAGAGCTTCTGCCATGCCTTTGTCCGGCACCTAGTTCTCCCTTTCTGTTGTGTAGCATCTCGGTGTTACTCTGGTACCACTAATAATTATCTGATACCTTCCAAGTTTGGAGCAAGTACAGTGAAAGTGCAGCACACTGAACAATGTGTTCCTAAGCACAGTACCTCCTGCTAAAATTGTTTACAACGCTCATGTCTGATTTCCCAAGGGCTTTACTCGGTTCTTCATTGCTTGCCTTATCCCACCAGAGCCAAAGCTGTGAAAGGCTTTGAAAGGCTCTGAAAAAAATGGATATTACTTACCACCACTATGTAGCGAGGTCTATATTGAATCGTGCCAAACAGGCCGAGGATAACGATGATGATGTGGAGGAAGTTGGCGAGGATAGGGGCCCACTGGTATCCCAGGAAATCAAACACTTGCCTCTCTAATGCAGCAAGCTAtaagggagaaggaaaatgagagtTACAGCTTCTGGGCTCATGATGTTTATTCTCAAGGTTTTGACATGCTCCCTGAG
The genomic region above belongs to Larus michahellis chromosome 12, bLarMic1.1, whole genome shotgun sequence and contains:
- the NKAIN4 gene encoding sodium/potassium-transporting ATPase subunit beta-1-interacting protein 4 isoform X2, with the translated sequence MGCCTGRCTLIFLCTLQLLAALERQVFDFLGYQWAPILANFLHIIIVILGLFGTIQYRPRYIVVYAIWTAIWVTWNIFIICFYLEVGGLSKDSELLTFNISRHQSWWSENGPGCVRKEASMSGIKGLDSHSYISVIGCALEYRYIEVMHSSFQILIALVGFVYACYVVSVFTEEEDSCLRK
- the NKAIN4 gene encoding sodium/potassium-transporting ATPase subunit beta-1-interacting protein 4 isoform X1; translated protein: MGCCTGRCTLIFLCTLQLLAALERQVFDFLGYQWAPILANFLHIIIVILGLFGTIQYRPRYIVVYAIWTAIWVTWNIFIICFYLEVGGLSKDSELLTFNISRHQSWWSENGPGCVRKEASMSGIKGLDSHSYISVIGCALEYRYIEVMHSSFQILIALVGFVYACYVVSVFTEEEDSFDFIGGFDPFPLYHVNEKPTNLLFKQTYLPA